The following coding sequences lie in one Anoplolepis gracilipes chromosome 4, ASM4749672v1, whole genome shotgun sequence genomic window:
- the Bap170 gene encoding uncharacterized protein Bap170 isoform X1 translates to MAKILNKDPVTYEKERENFLKDLRHFHETRGTLFKKTPKINGKDIDLYLLYVVVTAHGGWIKVNTRNEWASLCEQFHLPSGCINSGVGLKQIYLRYLDRYEKVHFLGEDGQQADDDDEDSRHRKWSARALHSVPLTYNHHQHNIAESLRDYNGLSADLYKPSNYDKLALSLLSPLPNEQDFAINVCTLLSNEGKHTLRLDKYPRLVNILLAHAGVFDSPGTRQLFIEVYSRVRNYSINSFWSDVLDSQDVIDLTNERTFMKKPLANLPTFSRRKTLEKEKESKQQDVAASTTENDEPTLIDIDGILPDCSRLDFASDESLRDQNQNSIKFEEEDKDLFCVGRTLGTQDPYGQRVLQIASILRNLSFTPENTVILGRNRCFLRFVLLCVRARWSNLHQLGFDILGNIANEIILKEAGERITDVVLSCVAMGIESQDRFIVISCLEVLNKISQQDINEEIVTFGLADNVYELICRFLALSDIALLVYTLECLYALTSLGERPCTSVARVRGAIDTLVALVTVEAQSYGPKACILMRVVETVSTVATQQNTTVQGAASATPATPAATSTSTPTPSTPATVTATVTAAPASPASSRPTTPAATSTKSTTHKAVETANAIQQQNAHQQIIQENEQFALNWVRATFELAPGIRIEQEELYKKYLGCCTKIGRRGVIAPLHFPRCVRSVFGSIVGPNPLKGENTSTQYYEGIRVRATPAPITHPSQTTAAVATNTLIPAVNTTPVKVLPVQQRTVKNISPAPDSTAASQVDSPAASSGTQTTSTTPASPILKAQLSAPPKPPSNNTSSQSQNPVTKVDSKSQVSVSHPHLSQALLASGSQTPQQPQPQQQSQSVQVVVKEDNRSGTTSSSIIKSLLATKVTISSDCMPSAAATCVSTPTACVTNTTASIASSISANQLITSNQVAQRQQQQRLLQQQMTGVIQPAAPAATPATILPKTPVNAKQKSALAPIPAKKIQRLNGAKFIVTNNCEKTEVNDNDNANQIVTPITTTTLMVNSTENHISSSPAKVCRPPLTTTVVTVATTSPNKINQRTIYTSIAEDSDSTNNSLASSSGIGGSRDCSGVGVEEENMLTSFEGILLNGAPASNNNMDIDAQEDGSSKDSSSVSSKDKPLQSMMLADLLERKVDKEPILNGVLSKNSINEKEVDLENHIKKALKEPPTELKLKTEVESGNVIQNEASEDTLIEAPRGIKRSASDSDELDIKKPKYSNGTMSPDPAVDSTTAESTVSSIKSEEQDDDKDSEKATVSSTAANLYAALAADCIEDETDLEEQVNVNKDTIKEAATATIAAPLPPPPLHVKADPTPTILVKEEPPTLHIKEEPHIFINQITQASQPQPPLPHQQQQQLIVATPRQIVVQQAIPTNNQVIIPTASVKGRPSPTQPQVLLQQSPGGQLQYVVSGGVPGQNYVLAQPQTALVQGQAQTVLVAQTTQQQGTGTKTIIILQPQAAAQPTPQKMVAVTPQGQQVVVTQVPRPILQSPALGNIPPPLVPTSATIPQASIIVNSSVAQANPNTVTVTIPAMAQQTPVSTSVPSRVVTPTPASTPPPTRPTTPHQAAATHGVSAVKPPSTTKVVKTVSSSTSTEPESKPSTSQQQQQPTSLPQSSPQESKTITIKIDPNAYLCEWRGCLRQFKTPHEVYLHVCEAHCPTGGEEILCLWASCDALKRRRFSLMTHLYDRHCNADTMSIRRKQLTVTGKTEVSTSVAPTPHHPGYAPNAAFHAIKRHALEFVNPKELMQQRPTKPAAATSSSSSSPRPGQNSPPEQDDNEGPVTKSIRLTAALILRNLVIYSTHGRRHLRAYEPHLAGVALSNVESSRTIAQVLYDMNDQSSSSHNR, encoded by the exons AATCTCTGCGCGATTACAACGGACTCTCGGCGGATCTTTACAAGCCCTCGAATTACGACAAGCTCGCGCTGTCGCTCCTGTCACCGCTGCCGAACGAACAGGACTTTGCCATCAACGTTTGCACTCTTTTGTCGAACGAGGGCAAGCACACCCTACGGCTGGATAAGTATCCCCGACTGGTGAACATTCTCCTGGCACATGCCGGTGTCTTTGACTCGCCTGGCACGCGGCAACTCTTCATCGAGGTGTACTCGCGCGTCCGCAACTATTCGATCAACTCCTTCTGGTCGGACGTGCTCGATTCCCAAGACGTGATAGATCTCACGAACGAAAGGACCTTTATGAAGAAGCCACTCGCCAATCTGCCGACGTTCTCCAGACGGAAAACTTtagagaaggagaaggagagcAAGCAACAGGATGTCGCTGCATCGACGACGGAGAACGATGAGCCAACGCTGATTGATATCGATGGG ATACTTCCAGATTGCTCACGGCTGGACTTTGCGTCTGATGAGAGCCTGAGAGATCAAAACCAAAATTCCATCAAGTTTGAGGAAGAGGATAAGGATCTGTTTTGCGTCGGTAGGACATTAGGAACGCAGGATCCGTATGGTCAACGCGTGCTACAGATCGCGTCGATCCTACGGAATCTAAGCTTCACGCCGGAGAACACGGTGATATTAGGCAGAAATCGATGTTTTTTGCGGTTCGTCTTGCTGTGCGTGAGAGCAAGATGGAGCAATCTGCATCAGCTTGGCTTCGACATACTAGGAAACATAGCGAACGAAATTATTCTAAAGGAGGCCGGCGAGAGGATAACGGACGTTGTTCTATCGTGCGTTGCCATGGGAATCGAGTCTCAGGACAGGTTTATCGTTATATCTTGCCTAGAGGtgcttaataaaattagcCAACAGGACATCAACGAGGAGATCGTCACGTTTGGTTTAGCAGATAATGTTTATGAACTTATATGCAG ATTTTTAGCCCTGAGTGATATAGCTCTCTTAGTGTACACCCTGGAATGTTTATATGCTTTAACGTCGCTGGGCGAAAGACCATGCACGAGCGTGGCGCGAGTTCGCGGTGCCATCGATACTCTGGTTGCTCTCGTCACTGTGGAGGCGCAAAGTTACGGTCCCAAGGCTTGCATCCTCATGCGAGTGGTTGAAACAGTGTCCACAGTGGCGACACAACAAAACACTACTGTGCAGGGTGCCGCTTCCGCTACTCCCGCTACGCCAGCCGCAACGTCTACGTCCACACCTACTCCATCTACTCCAGCGACGGTCACCGCGACAGTTACCGCAGCACCTGCCAGTCCCGCATCGTCTCGACCTACAACTCCCGCCGCGACTTCAACCAAGTCGACAACGCACA AAGCAGTGGAGACAGCTAACGCAATTCAACAGCAGAATGCGCATCAGCAGATCATTCAGGAGAATGAACAGTTCGCTTTAAACTGGGTGAGAGCGACCTTCGAGCTCGCGCCCGGTATACGTATCGAACAGGAagaattgtacaaaaaatatctcgGTTGCTGCACGAAAATCGGCAGACGAGGCGTGATCGCTCCATTGCATTTTCCTAGATGCGTCAG ATCCGTTTTCGGCAGTATCGTGGGGCCGAATCCATTAAAGGGCGAGAATACCAGTACCCAGTATTACGAAGGCATCCGTGTAAGAGCGACTCCCGCGCCGATCACTCATCCGAGCCAAACTACCGCTGCGGTCGCAACTAATACACTGATTCCGGCGGTCAACACTACTCCAGTAAAGGTGCTTCCCGTTCAACAGCGTACAGTCAAGAATATAAGTCCCGCACCCGATAGCACGGCCGCTTCCCAGGTCGATAGTCCCGCCGCGTCGTCCGGGACGCAAACGACCTCCACCACCCCCGCGTCTCCCATCCTCAAGGCCCAATTGTCCGCACCGCCGAAACCCCCGTCCAACAACACCTCGAGCCAGTCCCAAAATCCAGTGACCAAGGTCGATTCTAAAAGTCAG GTATCAGTATCGCATCCACATCTGAGCCAAGCGTTGCTAGCGAGCGGTTCCCAAACGCCGCAACAGCCACAGCCGCAGCAACAGTCACAAAGTGTCCAGGTAGTTGTTAAGGAAGACAATCGAAGTGGCACTACGTCGAGTTCCATAATAAAGAGCCTATTGGCTACTAAGGTAACAATCAGCAGCGACTGCATGCCCAGTGCTGCTGCGACTTGTGTGTCTACCCCTACTGCCTGCGTAACAAACACTACCGCTAGCATCGCATCCAGCATCAGTGCCAACCAGCTAATAACCAGCAACCAG GTTGCCCAACGTCAACAACAGCAGAGGTTACTGCAACAACAGATGACGGGCGTAATACAACCCGCCGCACCCGCAGCCACCCCAGCTACGATACTCCCAAAGACTCCCGTGAATGCTAAGCAGAAATCGGCACTCGCACCCATTCCTGCCAAAAAGATACAAAGGCTCAACGGGGCCAAGTTTATTGTGACTAACAACTGCGAGAAG ACTGAAGTAAACGATAACGACAACGCCAATCAAATCGTTACACCTATCACCACCACCACACTGATGGTAAACTCGACTGAAAATCACATATCCTCTTCACCGGCGAAGGTCTGTCGGCCGCCCTTGACAACGACTGTCGTCACTGTCGCCACCACTTCGCCAAACAAGATTAATCAACGCACGATATATACTTCCATTGCCGAGGATTCGGACTCTACCAATAATTCGCTAGCGTCGAGTAGCGGTATTGGCGGCAGCAGGGACTGTTCCGGCGTCGGCGTCGAAGAGGAGAACATGTTGACGAGTTTCGAGGGTATCCTACTTAATGGCGCGCCAGCgagcaataataatatggaTATCGACGCGCAGGAGGATGGCTCGTCCAAGGATTCGTCGAGCGTGAGTTCGAAAGATAAACCGTTACAGAGTATGATGCTAGCGGATCTGTTGGAGAGAAAAGTTGACAAGGAGCCAATACTCAACGGCGTGCTGAGCAAAAATTCCATTAACGAGAAAGAGGTGGATCTAGAGAATCACATAAAGAAAGCGTTAAAGGAACCTCCCACCGAGCTGAAACTTAAGACCGAGGTCGAGAGCGGTAATGTCATACAGAATGAAGCATCCGAGGATACTCTGATCGAGGCGCCACGAGGAATTAAGAGATCAGCTAGCGATTCGGATGAATTGGATATTAAGAAACCGAAATATTCTAATGGCACGATGTCACCTGATCCAGCGGTCGACTCGACTACGGCGGAATCTACGGTATCGAGTATAAAGTCCGAGGAGCAAGACGACGATAAGGACAGCGAAAAAGCGACCGTTTCTTCCACCGCAGCGAATCTCTATGCTGCCTTGGCTGCGGATTGCATAGAAGACGAAACTGATCTGGAGGAACAAGTGAATGTCAATAAGGATACGATAAAGGaagcggcgacggcgacgataGCAGCTCCTCTTCCACCTCCTCCTCTTCATGTCAAAGCGGACCCGACGCCAACTATTCTTGTTAAGGAAGAGCCACCGACTCTTCACATCAAGGAAGAGCCTCACATATTCATCAATCAAATTACCCAAGCATCGCAGCCGCAACCGCCGCTGCCACATCAACAGCAGCAACAACTCATAGTGGCGACGCCTAGACAGATAGTTGTACAACAGGCGATTCCGACAAACAATCAGGTTATCATTCCTACCGCATCGGTGAAGGGAAGACCGTCTCCGACTCAACCTCAAGTGTTATTACAACAAAGCCCGGGTGGACAGTTGCAGTATGTAGTGTCTGGTGGTGTACCTGGTCAAAACTATGTATTGGCGCAGCCGCAAACAGCTCTGGTGCAGGGACAAGCTCAAACTGTTCTCGTGGCGCAAACGACGCAGCAACAGGGAACCGGTACTAAGACGATCATCATATTGCAACCGCAGGCCGCTGCGCAGCCAACCCCACAAAAGATGGTGGCGGTAACGCCACAAGGGCAGCAGGTAGTTGTGACGCAAGTGCCACGACCAATTTTACAGAGTCCGGCGCTCGGCAACATTCCACCGCCTCTTGTACCAACGTCCGCTACTATCCCACAAGCCTCCATTATAGTCAATAGCTCAGTCGCGCAGGCCAACCCGAATACGGTGACTGTTACAATCCCGGCGATGGCCCAGCAAACTCCGGTCTCCACCAGCGTGCCGTCCAGGGTGGTGACTCCCACTCCGGCGTCTACGCCGCCGCCCACGAGACCCACCACGCCGCACCAGGCGGCCGCTACCCATGGCGTGTCCGCTGTTAAGCCGCCATCTACCACGAAGGTCGTGAAAACAGTGAGTTCGTCAACTTCTACCGAGCCAGAGTCAAAACCCTCTACGAGccaacagcaacaacaaccGACGTCGCTGCCGCAATCGTCACCGCAGGAGAGTAAAACTATTACGATCAAAATCGACCCTAACGCTTATCTTTGCGAATGGCGAGGTTGTCTTAG ACAATTTAAAACACCACACGAGGTCTATCTTCACGTTTGCGAGGCTCACTGTCCGACTGGTGGCGAAGAGATATTGTGTCTATGGGCGAGCTGCGACGCTCTCAAGAGACGCAGATTCTCGTTAATGACGCATCTTTACGATAGGCATTGTAATGCGGAT aCAATGTCGATAAGAAGGAAACAGTTGACGGTGACGGGTAAAACCGAAGTCTCTACGTCCGTAGCCCCAACTCCACATCATCCCGGATATGCACCCAATGCCGCATTTCACGCTATTAAACGGCATGCTCTGGAATTCGTTAATCCTAAGGAGCTAATG CAGCAGAGGCCGACCAAGCCCGCTGCAGCCACCTCATCAAGCTCTTCTTCTCCCAGACCTGGGCAAAATTCTCCACCGGAACAG gaTGACAACGAAGGTCCAGTGACCAAAAGTATTCGCCTAACGGCAGCTCTCATTCTTAGGAACCTAGTCATATACTCAACACATGGTAGAAG GCATCTTAGAGCATATGAGCCCCATTTGGCGGGCGTGGCATTGAGCAACGTCGAATCATCGAGAACGATCGCACAAGTCCTATACGACATGAACGACCAGAGTAGCAGTAGCCATAATAGGTGA
- the Bap170 gene encoding uncharacterized protein Bap170 isoform X5: MAKILNKDPVTYEKERENFLKDLRHFHETRGTLFKKTPKINGKDIDLYLLYVVVTAHGGWIKVNTRNEWASLCEQFHLPSGCINSGVGLKQIYLRYLDRYEKVHFLGEDGQQADDDDEDSRHRKWSARALHSVPLTYNHHQHNIAESLRDYNGLSADLYKPSNYDKLALSLLSPLPNEQDFAINVCTLLSNEGKHTLRLDKYPRLVNILLAHAGVFDSPGTRQLFIEVYSRVRNYSINSFWSDVLDSQDVIDLTNERTFMKKPLANLPTFSRRKTLEKEKESKQQDVAASTTENDEPTLIDIDGILPDCSRLDFASDESLRDQNQNSIKFEEEDKDLFCVGRTLGTQDPYGQRVLQIASILRNLSFTPENTVILGRNRCFLRFVLLCVRARWSNLHQLGFDILGNIANEIILKEAGERITDVVLSCVAMGIESQDRFIVISCLEVLNKISQQDINEEIVTFGLADNVYELICRFLALSDIALLVYTLECLYALTSLGERPCTSVARVRGAIDTLVALVTVEAQSYGPKACILMRVVETVSTVATQQNTTVQGAASATPATPAATSTSTPTPSTPATVTATVTAAPASPASSRPTTPAATSTKSTTHKAVETANAIQQQNAHQQIIQENEQFALNWVRATFELAPGIRIEQEELYKKYLGCCTKIGRRGVIAPLHFPRCVRSVFGSIVGPNPLKGENTSTQYYEGIRVRATPAPITHPSQTTAAVATNTLIPAVNTTPVKVLPVQQRTVKNISPAPDSTAASQVDSPAASSGTQTTSTTPASPILKAQLSAPPKPPSNNTSSQSQNPVTKVDSKSQVSVSHPHLSQALLASGSQTPQQPQPQQQSQSVQVVVKEDNRSGTTSSSIIKSLLATKVAQRQQQQRLLQQQMTGVIQPAAPAATPATILPKTPVNAKQKSALAPIPAKKIQRLNGAKFIVTNNCEKTEVNDNDNANQIVTPITTTTLMVNSTENHISSSPAKVCRPPLTTTVVTVATTSPNKINQRTIYTSIAEDSDSTNNSLASSSGIGGSRDCSGVGVEEENMLTSFEGILLNGAPASNNNMDIDAQEDGSSKDSSSVSSKDKPLQSMMLADLLERKVDKEPILNGVLSKNSINEKEVDLENHIKKALKEPPTELKLKTEVESGNVIQNEASEDTLIEAPRGIKRSASDSDELDIKKPKYSNGTMSPDPAVDSTTAESTVSSIKSEEQDDDKDSEKATVSSTAANLYAALAADCIEDETDLEEQVNVNKDTIKEAATATIAAPLPPPPLHVKADPTPTILVKEEPPTLHIKEEPHIFINQITQASQPQPPLPHQQQQQLIVATPRQIVVQQAIPTNNQVIIPTASVKGRPSPTQPQVLLQQSPGGQLQYVVSGGVPGQNYVLAQPQTALVQGQAQTVLVAQTTQQQGTGTKTIIILQPQAAAQPTPQKMVAVTPQGQQVVVTQVPRPILQSPALGNIPPPLVPTSATIPQASIIVNSSVAQANPNTVTVTIPAMAQQTPVSTSVPSRVVTPTPASTPPPTRPTTPHQAAATHGVSAVKPPSTTKVVKTVSSSTSTEPESKPSTSQQQQQPTSLPQSSPQESKTITIKIDPNAYLCEWRGCLRQFKTPHEVYLHVCEAHCPTGGEEILCLWASCDALKRRRFSLMTHLYDRHCNADTMSIRRKQLTVTGKTEVSTSVAPTPHHPGYAPNAAFHAIKRHALEFVNPKELMQQRPTKPAAATSSSSSSPRPGQNSPPEQDDNEGPVTKSIRLTAALILRNLVIYSTHGRRHLRAYEPHLAGVALSNVESSRTIAQVLYDMNDQSSSSHNR; encoded by the exons AATCTCTGCGCGATTACAACGGACTCTCGGCGGATCTTTACAAGCCCTCGAATTACGACAAGCTCGCGCTGTCGCTCCTGTCACCGCTGCCGAACGAACAGGACTTTGCCATCAACGTTTGCACTCTTTTGTCGAACGAGGGCAAGCACACCCTACGGCTGGATAAGTATCCCCGACTGGTGAACATTCTCCTGGCACATGCCGGTGTCTTTGACTCGCCTGGCACGCGGCAACTCTTCATCGAGGTGTACTCGCGCGTCCGCAACTATTCGATCAACTCCTTCTGGTCGGACGTGCTCGATTCCCAAGACGTGATAGATCTCACGAACGAAAGGACCTTTATGAAGAAGCCACTCGCCAATCTGCCGACGTTCTCCAGACGGAAAACTTtagagaaggagaaggagagcAAGCAACAGGATGTCGCTGCATCGACGACGGAGAACGATGAGCCAACGCTGATTGATATCGATGGG ATACTTCCAGATTGCTCACGGCTGGACTTTGCGTCTGATGAGAGCCTGAGAGATCAAAACCAAAATTCCATCAAGTTTGAGGAAGAGGATAAGGATCTGTTTTGCGTCGGTAGGACATTAGGAACGCAGGATCCGTATGGTCAACGCGTGCTACAGATCGCGTCGATCCTACGGAATCTAAGCTTCACGCCGGAGAACACGGTGATATTAGGCAGAAATCGATGTTTTTTGCGGTTCGTCTTGCTGTGCGTGAGAGCAAGATGGAGCAATCTGCATCAGCTTGGCTTCGACATACTAGGAAACATAGCGAACGAAATTATTCTAAAGGAGGCCGGCGAGAGGATAACGGACGTTGTTCTATCGTGCGTTGCCATGGGAATCGAGTCTCAGGACAGGTTTATCGTTATATCTTGCCTAGAGGtgcttaataaaattagcCAACAGGACATCAACGAGGAGATCGTCACGTTTGGTTTAGCAGATAATGTTTATGAACTTATATGCAG ATTTTTAGCCCTGAGTGATATAGCTCTCTTAGTGTACACCCTGGAATGTTTATATGCTTTAACGTCGCTGGGCGAAAGACCATGCACGAGCGTGGCGCGAGTTCGCGGTGCCATCGATACTCTGGTTGCTCTCGTCACTGTGGAGGCGCAAAGTTACGGTCCCAAGGCTTGCATCCTCATGCGAGTGGTTGAAACAGTGTCCACAGTGGCGACACAACAAAACACTACTGTGCAGGGTGCCGCTTCCGCTACTCCCGCTACGCCAGCCGCAACGTCTACGTCCACACCTACTCCATCTACTCCAGCGACGGTCACCGCGACAGTTACCGCAGCACCTGCCAGTCCCGCATCGTCTCGACCTACAACTCCCGCCGCGACTTCAACCAAGTCGACAACGCACA AAGCAGTGGAGACAGCTAACGCAATTCAACAGCAGAATGCGCATCAGCAGATCATTCAGGAGAATGAACAGTTCGCTTTAAACTGGGTGAGAGCGACCTTCGAGCTCGCGCCCGGTATACGTATCGAACAGGAagaattgtacaaaaaatatctcgGTTGCTGCACGAAAATCGGCAGACGAGGCGTGATCGCTCCATTGCATTTTCCTAGATGCGTCAG ATCCGTTTTCGGCAGTATCGTGGGGCCGAATCCATTAAAGGGCGAGAATACCAGTACCCAGTATTACGAAGGCATCCGTGTAAGAGCGACTCCCGCGCCGATCACTCATCCGAGCCAAACTACCGCTGCGGTCGCAACTAATACACTGATTCCGGCGGTCAACACTACTCCAGTAAAGGTGCTTCCCGTTCAACAGCGTACAGTCAAGAATATAAGTCCCGCACCCGATAGCACGGCCGCTTCCCAGGTCGATAGTCCCGCCGCGTCGTCCGGGACGCAAACGACCTCCACCACCCCCGCGTCTCCCATCCTCAAGGCCCAATTGTCCGCACCGCCGAAACCCCCGTCCAACAACACCTCGAGCCAGTCCCAAAATCCAGTGACCAAGGTCGATTCTAAAAGTCAG GTATCAGTATCGCATCCACATCTGAGCCAAGCGTTGCTAGCGAGCGGTTCCCAAACGCCGCAACAGCCACAGCCGCAGCAACAGTCACAAAGTGTCCAGGTAGTTGTTAAGGAAGACAATCGAAGTGGCACTACGTCGAGTTCCATAATAAAGAGCCTATTGGCTACTAAG GTTGCCCAACGTCAACAACAGCAGAGGTTACTGCAACAACAGATGACGGGCGTAATACAACCCGCCGCACCCGCAGCCACCCCAGCTACGATACTCCCAAAGACTCCCGTGAATGCTAAGCAGAAATCGGCACTCGCACCCATTCCTGCCAAAAAGATACAAAGGCTCAACGGGGCCAAGTTTATTGTGACTAACAACTGCGAGAAG ACTGAAGTAAACGATAACGACAACGCCAATCAAATCGTTACACCTATCACCACCACCACACTGATGGTAAACTCGACTGAAAATCACATATCCTCTTCACCGGCGAAGGTCTGTCGGCCGCCCTTGACAACGACTGTCGTCACTGTCGCCACCACTTCGCCAAACAAGATTAATCAACGCACGATATATACTTCCATTGCCGAGGATTCGGACTCTACCAATAATTCGCTAGCGTCGAGTAGCGGTATTGGCGGCAGCAGGGACTGTTCCGGCGTCGGCGTCGAAGAGGAGAACATGTTGACGAGTTTCGAGGGTATCCTACTTAATGGCGCGCCAGCgagcaataataatatggaTATCGACGCGCAGGAGGATGGCTCGTCCAAGGATTCGTCGAGCGTGAGTTCGAAAGATAAACCGTTACAGAGTATGATGCTAGCGGATCTGTTGGAGAGAAAAGTTGACAAGGAGCCAATACTCAACGGCGTGCTGAGCAAAAATTCCATTAACGAGAAAGAGGTGGATCTAGAGAATCACATAAAGAAAGCGTTAAAGGAACCTCCCACCGAGCTGAAACTTAAGACCGAGGTCGAGAGCGGTAATGTCATACAGAATGAAGCATCCGAGGATACTCTGATCGAGGCGCCACGAGGAATTAAGAGATCAGCTAGCGATTCGGATGAATTGGATATTAAGAAACCGAAATATTCTAATGGCACGATGTCACCTGATCCAGCGGTCGACTCGACTACGGCGGAATCTACGGTATCGAGTATAAAGTCCGAGGAGCAAGACGACGATAAGGACAGCGAAAAAGCGACCGTTTCTTCCACCGCAGCGAATCTCTATGCTGCCTTGGCTGCGGATTGCATAGAAGACGAAACTGATCTGGAGGAACAAGTGAATGTCAATAAGGATACGATAAAGGaagcggcgacggcgacgataGCAGCTCCTCTTCCACCTCCTCCTCTTCATGTCAAAGCGGACCCGACGCCAACTATTCTTGTTAAGGAAGAGCCACCGACTCTTCACATCAAGGAAGAGCCTCACATATTCATCAATCAAATTACCCAAGCATCGCAGCCGCAACCGCCGCTGCCACATCAACAGCAGCAACAACTCATAGTGGCGACGCCTAGACAGATAGTTGTACAACAGGCGATTCCGACAAACAATCAGGTTATCATTCCTACCGCATCGGTGAAGGGAAGACCGTCTCCGACTCAACCTCAAGTGTTATTACAACAAAGCCCGGGTGGACAGTTGCAGTATGTAGTGTCTGGTGGTGTACCTGGTCAAAACTATGTATTGGCGCAGCCGCAAACAGCTCTGGTGCAGGGACAAGCTCAAACTGTTCTCGTGGCGCAAACGACGCAGCAACAGGGAACCGGTACTAAGACGATCATCATATTGCAACCGCAGGCCGCTGCGCAGCCAACCCCACAAAAGATGGTGGCGGTAACGCCACAAGGGCAGCAGGTAGTTGTGACGCAAGTGCCACGACCAATTTTACAGAGTCCGGCGCTCGGCAACATTCCACCGCCTCTTGTACCAACGTCCGCTACTATCCCACAAGCCTCCATTATAGTCAATAGCTCAGTCGCGCAGGCCAACCCGAATACGGTGACTGTTACAATCCCGGCGATGGCCCAGCAAACTCCGGTCTCCACCAGCGTGCCGTCCAGGGTGGTGACTCCCACTCCGGCGTCTACGCCGCCGCCCACGAGACCCACCACGCCGCACCAGGCGGCCGCTACCCATGGCGTGTCCGCTGTTAAGCCGCCATCTACCACGAAGGTCGTGAAAACAGTGAGTTCGTCAACTTCTACCGAGCCAGAGTCAAAACCCTCTACGAGccaacagcaacaacaaccGACGTCGCTGCCGCAATCGTCACCGCAGGAGAGTAAAACTATTACGATCAAAATCGACCCTAACGCTTATCTTTGCGAATGGCGAGGTTGTCTTAG ACAATTTAAAACACCACACGAGGTCTATCTTCACGTTTGCGAGGCTCACTGTCCGACTGGTGGCGAAGAGATATTGTGTCTATGGGCGAGCTGCGACGCTCTCAAGAGACGCAGATTCTCGTTAATGACGCATCTTTACGATAGGCATTGTAATGCGGAT aCAATGTCGATAAGAAGGAAACAGTTGACGGTGACGGGTAAAACCGAAGTCTCTACGTCCGTAGCCCCAACTCCACATCATCCCGGATATGCACCCAATGCCGCATTTCACGCTATTAAACGGCATGCTCTGGAATTCGTTAATCCTAAGGAGCTAATG CAGCAGAGGCCGACCAAGCCCGCTGCAGCCACCTCATCAAGCTCTTCTTCTCCCAGACCTGGGCAAAATTCTCCACCGGAACAG gaTGACAACGAAGGTCCAGTGACCAAAAGTATTCGCCTAACGGCAGCTCTCATTCTTAGGAACCTAGTCATATACTCAACACATGGTAGAAG GCATCTTAGAGCATATGAGCCCCATTTGGCGGGCGTGGCATTGAGCAACGTCGAATCATCGAGAACGATCGCACAAGTCCTATACGACATGAACGACCAGAGTAGCAGTAGCCATAATAGGTGA